From Streptomyces chrestomyceticus JCM 4735, one genomic window encodes:
- a CDS encoding cysteine hydrolase family protein produces the protein MNATSPATPLRDVIGLDGRPPRLGESALLMIDFQNTYRTGVMALEGADEALGAAARLLERARATGTPVVHIVNDGGEGTPYDIRAHIGAISDQVAPAAGEPVVVKQFPNAFHATELEKTLSGLGFGPGSGKDLVLAGFMTHMCVAFTAQGAFNLGYRPTVVADTTTTRALAAPDGSVLSAAALRTAALTTVTDLFGLVVPTADGLPA, from the coding sequence ATGAACGCCACCTCCCCCGCCACGCCCCTGCGCGATGTGATCGGCCTGGACGGCCGGCCGCCGCGGCTGGGCGAGTCCGCCCTGCTCATGATCGACTTCCAGAACACCTACCGCACCGGCGTCATGGCCCTGGAGGGCGCCGACGAGGCCCTCGGGGCGGCCGCCCGCCTGCTGGAGCGGGCCCGCGCCACGGGCACCCCGGTCGTCCACATCGTCAACGACGGCGGCGAGGGCACCCCGTACGACATCCGCGCCCACATCGGCGCCATCAGCGACCAGGTCGCCCCCGCCGCGGGAGAACCGGTCGTCGTCAAACAGTTCCCGAACGCCTTCCACGCCACCGAGCTGGAGAAGACCCTGTCCGGCCTGGGCTTCGGGCCGGGCAGCGGCAAGGATCTGGTGCTGGCCGGCTTCATGACGCACATGTGCGTCGCCTTCACCGCACAGGGCGCCTTCAACCTGGGGTACCGGCCCACCGTCGTCGCCGACACCACCACCACCCGCGCCCTCGCCGCGCCGGACGGCTCCGTACTGTCCGCCGCCGCCCTCCGGACCGCGGCCCTGACCACGGTCACCGACCTGTTCGGGCTCGTCGTTCCCACCGCGGACGGCCTGCCGGCCTGA
- a CDS encoding class I SAM-dependent methyltransferase — translation MASMNRLHQWICSSDRWARGVERKLLPWALDGVELGAGTLEIGPGYGATTRVLARRAPGQLSVLEVDAEFAKKLQDIYAGRVEVVHGDGASMPFPDGGFDTVVCFTMLHHVPSPEQQDRLFAEARRVLRPGGVFAGCDGCASTAFRLLHLGDTYVPVPPETLPRRLRAAGFGRAEVTLGKGRFRFRAVRE, via the coding sequence ATGGCCTCCATGAATCGCTTGCACCAGTGGATCTGCAGTTCCGACAGGTGGGCCCGGGGGGTGGAGCGGAAACTGCTGCCCTGGGCCCTCGACGGAGTCGAACTCGGCGCCGGGACCCTGGAGATCGGTCCCGGTTACGGTGCCACCACGCGCGTCCTCGCGCGCCGCGCACCGGGTCAGCTCAGTGTCCTCGAAGTCGACGCGGAGTTCGCCAAGAAACTTCAGGACATCTATGCGGGAAGGGTCGAGGTCGTGCACGGCGACGGGGCGTCGATGCCGTTCCCCGACGGCGGTTTCGACACCGTCGTGTGCTTCACCATGCTGCACCACGTGCCGTCCCCGGAACAGCAGGACCGGCTCTTCGCCGAGGCCCGGCGGGTGCTGCGCCCCGGTGGCGTCTTCGCCGGCTGTGACGGCTGCGCGAGTACGGCGTTCCGTCTGCTGCATCTGGGCGACACCTATGTGCCCGTCCCGCCGGAGACCCTGCCGCGGCGGTTGCGTGCCGCCGGGTTCGGCCGGGCCGAAGTGACCCTGGGGAAGGGGAGGTTCCGTTTCCGCGCCGTACGGGAGTGA
- a CDS encoding AraC family transcriptional regulator — protein MVVGTFVVADGQWYGRHWHTTHQLAWAEKGVIAVRARGSTWVLPPTMALWIPAGIEHATGATGPVEGHSLYYVPDRCPVRWTEPTVVGVSPLLRELIGYLADDSLSACARERAEAVVLDQLRPVSVATVLAPLPRDDRARRVAHALRTCPADDRTLAEWGAEVGASARTLARAFAAETGMPFGQWRTRARLQSAMPLLAGGATVAAVACRVGYASPSAFVAAFRRVVGVPPGTYFSP, from the coding sequence GTGGTGGTCGGCACCTTCGTGGTCGCCGACGGCCAGTGGTACGGGCGGCACTGGCACACGACGCACCAACTGGCCTGGGCGGAGAAGGGAGTCATCGCCGTACGCGCCCGGGGCAGCACCTGGGTCCTGCCGCCGACCATGGCGCTGTGGATCCCGGCCGGCATCGAGCACGCGACGGGGGCGACCGGCCCGGTCGAGGGCCACAGCCTGTACTACGTGCCGGACCGCTGCCCGGTGCGCTGGACGGAGCCGACCGTCGTCGGCGTCTCGCCCCTGCTGCGCGAGCTGATCGGGTATCTGGCGGACGACAGCTTGTCGGCGTGTGCCAGGGAGCGCGCGGAAGCGGTCGTTCTCGATCAGTTGCGGCCAGTGTCGGTGGCGACGGTGCTGGCACCGCTGCCCCGCGACGACCGGGCGCGCCGCGTCGCACACGCCCTGCGCACGTGTCCGGCGGACGACCGGACCCTGGCCGAGTGGGGCGCGGAGGTCGGGGCCAGCGCGCGGACGCTGGCCCGCGCGTTCGCCGCGGAGACGGGGATGCCGTTCGGCCAGTGGCGTACCCGGGCCCGTCTGCAGAGCGCGATGCCGTTGCTGGCGGGCGGTGCGACGGTGGCGGCGGTGGCGTGCCGGGTCGGGTACGCGTCGCCGAGCGCGTTCGTGGCGGCGTTCCGGCGCGTGGTCGGGGTGCCGCCCGGGACGTACTTCTCGCCGTGA
- a CDS encoding SpoIIE family protein phosphatase, translating into MDHISQPKAVSSQRFPPRPESVGQARRFVRTALADRAPDAVETAELLVSELMTNVVLHARTEAEVSARVLGHMVRIGVGDSRPCRRPVPGESDPYAGPGQGLAVVAHLASRYGVDTGGGRKTVWFELWLDGRPPPPSTWATAAPPCGPTRTVTLVDLPGTLYLASQRHRHALLRELTLAASAGTDTGVDPQDLAAAYDAYHAINAGVAAALDGQPSASHVHSLSVSLPAGVARAVRILGRVLDAAEEAARDERLLTWPSLPQNRLFRRWLLDQITGQLTGGPPTAWTMVPREPSASPSELVAWDASQVWASRVPTIAADDDNRIIVANGPAADMLGWQEDELAGQRLTVLIPEHLRDRHVAAFTRLLLTGQPHILGRSVPLPALHRDGRQVPVRLFIQTQVTADGRTVYVAQLAPRTAPPVPAPLASGESQAISAQPPGGPELPDDPERITDADSDEPDGPARERRLLADIGESLSSTPNLDEGLQRVCKILTQRLADWCVVDLLDDGELLERFCVAHHSSTELPAEAYAGRLPPVTGAARGPLARVLRGAGPLLLTEGPEPSQVKSPLDVHDRELFERVGANSAVIAPLRTRGAVFGALTLIRTDGERPFTEESLPLIGDLVRSLALGVEHARLYQETRHIAERLQRSLLPELPEIPHLRMAARYAPSSTTAQIGGDWYDSFVVPGGRTAVVIGDVTGHDLEAAVAMSQLRSMLRGIAIDRQEPPDEVLRRLDVANHSLSEEATATCIYGLVTGTPDGPWQLNHSSAGHLPPLLTTREGDTRYLDAGSGLLLGMEPDMPRPGATDPIPAHATVLLYTDGLIERRDESLDHAMDRLRRHATALAAEPLDVFCDELLIALSADSADDIALLAFRPVPRD; encoded by the coding sequence ATGGACCACATCAGTCAGCCGAAGGCGGTGTCCTCGCAGCGGTTCCCGCCGCGGCCGGAGAGTGTGGGGCAGGCCCGGCGCTTTGTGCGGACCGCTCTGGCCGACCGCGCACCGGACGCGGTGGAGACCGCCGAACTGCTGGTCAGCGAGCTGATGACCAACGTGGTGCTGCACGCGCGCACGGAGGCCGAGGTGTCGGCCCGGGTGCTCGGCCACATGGTCCGGATCGGCGTCGGCGACAGCCGGCCGTGCCGTAGGCCGGTGCCGGGGGAGTCCGACCCGTACGCCGGTCCGGGACAGGGACTGGCGGTCGTCGCGCACCTGGCCTCCCGGTACGGCGTCGACACCGGGGGCGGGCGCAAGACGGTGTGGTTCGAGCTGTGGCTCGACGGGCGGCCACCACCGCCCTCCACCTGGGCGACCGCCGCGCCGCCCTGCGGCCCGACCCGTACGGTGACGCTCGTCGACCTGCCCGGCACGCTGTACCTGGCGTCCCAGCGCCACCGGCACGCCCTGCTGCGGGAGCTGACACTGGCCGCGTCCGCCGGCACGGACACCGGCGTGGACCCGCAAGACCTGGCCGCCGCGTACGACGCGTACCACGCGATCAACGCGGGCGTGGCGGCGGCGCTGGACGGGCAACCGTCGGCGAGCCACGTCCACTCCCTGAGCGTCTCCCTCCCGGCGGGCGTCGCACGGGCGGTGCGCATCCTGGGCCGGGTGCTCGACGCGGCCGAGGAGGCGGCCCGGGACGAACGCCTGCTCACCTGGCCGTCCCTGCCCCAGAACCGCCTCTTCCGCCGCTGGCTGCTCGACCAGATCACCGGCCAGCTCACCGGCGGGCCGCCCACCGCGTGGACCATGGTGCCCCGCGAGCCGAGCGCCAGCCCCTCGGAGCTGGTGGCCTGGGACGCCAGCCAGGTGTGGGCGAGCAGGGTGCCCACCATCGCGGCCGACGACGACAACCGGATCATCGTGGCGAACGGGCCGGCCGCCGACATGCTCGGCTGGCAGGAGGACGAGCTGGCCGGCCAACGGCTCACCGTACTGATCCCGGAACACCTCAGGGACCGTCACGTCGCGGCCTTCACCCGCCTGCTGCTCACCGGTCAGCCGCACATCCTGGGCCGCTCGGTGCCGCTTCCGGCGCTCCACCGGGACGGCCGGCAGGTCCCTGTCCGGCTGTTCATCCAGACCCAGGTGACGGCTGACGGCCGTACCGTCTACGTCGCCCAGCTCGCCCCCAGGACCGCCCCGCCCGTCCCCGCGCCCCTCGCCTCCGGGGAGAGCCAGGCCATCTCCGCGCAGCCGCCCGGCGGACCGGAACTGCCGGACGATCCGGAGCGCATCACGGACGCGGACAGCGACGAGCCCGACGGGCCGGCCCGGGAGCGCCGGCTGCTGGCCGACATCGGGGAATCGCTGAGCAGCACCCCCAACCTGGACGAGGGCCTGCAGCGGGTCTGCAAGATCCTCACGCAGCGGCTGGCCGACTGGTGCGTGGTGGACCTGCTCGACGACGGCGAACTGCTGGAGCGGTTCTGCGTGGCGCACCACAGCTCCACGGAGCTGCCCGCCGAAGCGTACGCGGGCAGACTCCCCCCGGTGACCGGCGCGGCACGGGGGCCGCTGGCCCGGGTGCTCCGCGGCGCCGGACCGCTGCTGCTCACCGAGGGCCCGGAGCCGAGCCAGGTCAAGAGCCCGCTCGACGTCCACGACCGCGAACTGTTCGAACGGGTGGGGGCCAACAGCGCGGTCATCGCCCCGCTGCGGACCCGCGGGGCCGTCTTCGGCGCCCTCACGCTGATCCGCACCGACGGGGAACGGCCGTTCACCGAGGAGTCGCTGCCCCTCATCGGCGACCTGGTCCGCAGCCTCGCCCTGGGCGTCGAACACGCCCGCCTCTACCAGGAGACCCGGCACATCGCCGAACGCCTCCAGCGCTCCCTGCTGCCCGAACTGCCCGAGATCCCCCATCTGCGGATGGCCGCCCGCTACGCGCCCTCCTCCACGACCGCGCAGATCGGCGGCGACTGGTACGACAGCTTCGTCGTCCCCGGCGGCCGGACCGCCGTGGTCATCGGCGACGTCACCGGCCACGACCTGGAGGCCGCCGTCGCCATGAGCCAACTGCGCAGCATGCTGCGCGGTATCGCCATCGACCGCCAGGAACCGCCCGACGAGGTGCTGCGCCGCCTGGACGTCGCCAACCACAGCCTGTCCGAGGAGGCCACCGCCACCTGCATCTACGGCCTGGTCACCGGTACCCCCGACGGGCCCTGGCAGCTCAACCACTCCTCCGCCGGGCACCTGCCGCCGCTGCTGACGACCCGGGAGGGCGACACCCGGTACCTCGACGCGGGCTCCGGACTGCTGCTGGGCATGGAACCGGACATGCCCCGCCCGGGCGCCACCGACCCGATCCCGGCGCATGCGACCGTCCTGCTCTATACGGACGGTCTCATCGAACGCCGCGACGAGTCCCTCGACCACGCCATGGACCGGCTCCGCCGGCACGCCACCGCCCTGGCGGCCGAACCGCTCGACGTCTTCTGCGACGAACTCCTCATCGCGCTGAGCGCCGACAGCGCGGACGACATCGCCCTGCTCGCCTTCCGTCCGGTACCGCGCGACTGA
- a CDS encoding ANTAR domain-containing protein, giving the protein MDDPARCEDASRDLPTEIAQLRRAMRTRPAIDLARGILMATFTLSPEAAWSVLVSASQHTNIKLHVLAQELVNSVQGAALPEAVQGHLGAAVARVRAAPAVPAQSGTAAVRNTVPEPWHAAPRE; this is encoded by the coding sequence ATGGACGATCCGGCCCGGTGCGAGGACGCTTCCCGGGACCTGCCCACGGAGATCGCACAGCTACGCCGTGCCATGCGGACCCGCCCGGCCATCGACCTGGCCCGCGGCATCCTGATGGCCACCTTCACCCTGAGCCCGGAGGCCGCCTGGTCCGTTCTGGTCAGCGCTTCCCAGCACACCAACATCAAACTGCATGTCCTCGCTCAAGAACTGGTCAACAGCGTTCAGGGGGCGGCGCTGCCCGAAGCGGTGCAGGGACACCTGGGAGCCGCGGTCGCCAGGGTGCGAGCGGCTCCGGCGGTCCCGGCGCAGTCCGGCACGGCCGCCGTACGGAACACCGTGCCCGAGCCGTGGCACGCGGCGCCCCGCGAGTGA
- a CDS encoding STAS domain-containing protein, whose translation MPEAAHRARLPDGPAAGNGNGGPPAAYTPSLSRAGISRGGDRTAVSVHGELDLGTCGKIESGLRDAVDRSARGIDLHLGSVTFCDCSALNMLLRLRQRAVVQGKSVVIASGSRAVERLLELTESRELFVPPEPQPDPATEPHLGPAPESHLGPAPESHLGPAPGRTPTRP comes from the coding sequence ATGCCGGAAGCTGCGCACAGGGCGCGCCTCCCCGACGGACCCGCTGCGGGCAACGGGAACGGCGGCCCGCCGGCCGCGTACACACCGAGCCTGTCGCGGGCCGGGATCTCGCGGGGTGGCGACCGTACGGCGGTGTCGGTGCACGGAGAGCTGGACCTGGGCACCTGCGGGAAGATCGAGAGTGGTCTGCGTGATGCCGTGGACCGTTCGGCGCGGGGCATCGACCTCCACCTCGGCTCGGTGACGTTCTGCGACTGCTCCGCCCTCAACATGCTGCTGCGACTGCGGCAGCGGGCTGTCGTGCAGGGCAAGTCCGTCGTCATCGCCTCCGGCAGCCGTGCGGTCGAGCGGCTGCTGGAGCTGACGGAGTCGCGCGAACTGTTCGTCCCGCCGGAGCCGCAACCCGACCCGGCCACCGAGCCGCACCTCGGCCCGGCCCCGGAGTCGCACCTCGGCCCGGCCCCGGAGTCGCACCTCGGCCCGGCCCCGGGCCGCACCCCGACCCGGCCCTGA
- a CDS encoding helix-turn-helix transcriptional regulator, translated as MDGLTESNNGVPEPHSGWTFVTNHARVLAAIADNHHARIRDIAAHCRLTERAVQKIISDLERDGYLSHTREGRSNTYRIDPSKVLRHPAEAGLTVASLLSLLVQDEQDRSTLPEGRRHPSTA; from the coding sequence ATGGATGGACTGACCGAGTCGAACAACGGGGTGCCCGAACCGCACAGCGGCTGGACATTTGTGACCAATCACGCCCGGGTGCTGGCCGCCATCGCCGACAATCACCACGCCCGTATCCGTGACATCGCGGCGCACTGCCGGTTGACCGAGCGCGCCGTTCAGAAGATCATCTCGGATCTGGAGCGCGACGGTTACCTCTCGCACACCCGCGAGGGCCGCAGCAACACCTATCGGATCGACCCCAGCAAGGTGCTGCGCCACCCGGCCGAAGCGGGCCTGACCGTGGCGTCCCTGCTGTCCCTGCTCGTCCAGGACGAGCAGGACCGCAGCACACTTCCGGAGGGCCGCCGGCACCCCAGTACGGCCTGA
- a CDS encoding TetR/AcrR family transcriptional regulator, with protein MPLTRKGAATRQRIVEGAASEMRRLGIFSLTLDDVMRRTATSKSQLFHYFPGGKDELLLAVARHEASGVISDQQPELASLNSWSAWRSWRDKVVERYREQGPNCPLNVVMGQLGPTTEGARAVVRELYARWEGELAAGIRAMQNQGEIDAALDAGRSARALLAGIQGGVLIHLATGSLEHLEAALDQGIEFLRRSAAGA; from the coding sequence ATGCCGCTGACCCGCAAGGGCGCCGCCACCCGGCAGCGCATCGTCGAGGGCGCGGCCTCCGAGATGCGCCGGCTGGGCATCTTCTCCCTGACGCTGGACGACGTCATGCGGCGCACCGCGACCAGCAAGAGCCAGTTGTTCCACTACTTCCCCGGCGGGAAGGACGAGCTGTTGCTGGCCGTGGCCCGCCACGAGGCGTCCGGCGTGATCAGCGACCAGCAGCCGGAACTGGCCTCGCTGAACTCCTGGAGCGCCTGGCGGAGTTGGCGCGACAAGGTGGTCGAGCGCTACCGCGAGCAGGGCCCCAACTGTCCGCTCAACGTGGTGATGGGGCAGCTCGGCCCGACGACGGAGGGGGCCCGTGCCGTGGTGCGGGAACTGTACGCCCGGTGGGAGGGCGAACTGGCCGCCGGTATCCGCGCTATGCAGAACCAGGGCGAGATCGACGCCGCCCTGGACGCCGGCCGCAGCGCACGGGCCCTCCTGGCCGGCATCCAGGGGGGCGTGCTGATCCACCTCGCGACCGGGAGCCTGGAGCACCTGGAAGCGGCCCTGGACCAGGGGATCGAGTTCCTCCGCCGGTCGGCGGCGGGGGCCTAG
- a CDS encoding quinone oxidoreductase family protein, translating into MHAIRMDRHGGPEVMNWTALPDPAPGKGEVLVRLAVAGVNFMDVGARTSGGPGWAAPAVLGAEGAGRVTALGEGVEGFAPGDRVAWFYHPGSYAELLAIPQESLVKLPDDVADETAAAVMLQGLTAHHLTTATYRVGPGDTAVVHAAAGGVGLLLTQMIKARGGRVIGLVSREEKVAAAREAGADHVLVSRGGGFEDRVGELTDGRGADVVYDGGGSATFRSSQQALRPHGVHAYYGPFMGVPSIAPTDLPHSIFLTYPVVHHHVPTRAALVQRTGEVFDLIRDGRLTPRIGGRYALSDAARAHADLESRRTTGKLLLVP; encoded by the coding sequence ATGCACGCGATCCGTATGGACCGGCACGGTGGCCCCGAGGTCATGAACTGGACCGCCTTACCGGACCCGGCCCCCGGGAAGGGCGAGGTGCTCGTGCGGCTCGCCGTCGCGGGAGTGAACTTCATGGACGTCGGGGCCCGGACGTCCGGCGGCCCCGGCTGGGCCGCTCCGGCGGTTCTCGGGGCCGAGGGCGCGGGCCGGGTGACCGCCCTCGGGGAGGGTGTCGAGGGCTTCGCGCCGGGTGACCGCGTCGCCTGGTTCTACCACCCCGGCAGCTATGCCGAACTGCTCGCCATCCCCCAGGAATCGCTGGTCAAGCTGCCCGACGACGTGGCCGACGAGACCGCGGCCGCGGTCATGTTGCAGGGCCTGACGGCCCATCACCTCACCACCGCCACCTACCGCGTAGGGCCGGGGGACACCGCCGTCGTGCACGCCGCGGCGGGCGGCGTCGGACTGCTGCTGACCCAGATGATCAAAGCGCGCGGCGGCCGGGTGATCGGGCTGGTGTCCCGGGAGGAGAAGGTGGCGGCGGCGCGGGAAGCCGGCGCCGACCATGTCCTGGTCTCCCGCGGAGGGGGCTTCGAAGACCGGGTCGGAGAGTTGACGGACGGCAGGGGTGCGGATGTGGTGTACGACGGAGGTGGCAGCGCGACGTTCCGATCCTCGCAACAGGCGCTGCGCCCGCACGGAGTTCATGCCTACTACGGGCCGTTCATGGGCGTCCCGTCCATCGCTCCGACCGACCTCCCCCACAGCATTTTTCTGACGTACCCCGTGGTGCATCACCACGTGCCCACACGTGCGGCCCTGGTCCAGCGCACGGGAGAGGTCTTCGACCTGATCCGGGACGGACGGCTGACCCCGCGCATCGGAGGGCGTTACGCCCTGTCGGACGCCGCGCGGGCACACGCCGACCTGGAATCCCGCCGGACCACGGGCAAGCTCCTGCTCGTACCCTGA
- the abc-f gene encoding ribosomal protection-like ABC-F family protein — translation MSDAFVVCSSLSFSWPDDTPVFEDLSFTVGTGRTGLVAPNGSGKSTLLKLIAGDLRPAAGTVTVSGTLGHLPQSLPFAAGLTVAEVLGVAEVIRALDAVESGDVDEKHFATIGDDWDIEERTRAQLDRLGLTELTLDRGLSTLSGGQIVSLGLAAQLLKRPDVLLLDEPTNNLDLDARHKLYDVLEDWNGCLLLVSHDRALLDRMDRIAEVEPGALRLYGGNFTAYEEAVQAEQEVAEKNVRNAEQELKREKRELQQARERADRRASNASRNLKNAGLPRIFAGNMKRGAQESAGRAGQMHASRVSEAKARLDEAGRAVRDEQRITLDLPDTNVPAGRNLFLGEGLRVSHGERPLFAGGGVDLTIRGPERIALTGPNGAGKTTLLRLLQGGLEPDAGQIKRADSRIAYLSQRLDVLDLSRTVAENFATFAPQRTAAERMNLLARFLFRGSRAHLPVQVLSGGERLRATLACVLCAEPAPQLLLLDEPTNNLDLVSAGQLESALASYQGAFVVVSHDERFLARVGIDRWLRLADGELRETAAPEV, via the coding sequence ATGTCCGACGCTTTCGTCGTCTGCTCCAGCCTGTCCTTTTCCTGGCCCGACGACACCCCCGTCTTCGAGGACCTGTCCTTCACCGTGGGCACCGGCCGTACGGGTCTGGTGGCGCCCAACGGCTCCGGCAAGAGCACCCTGCTCAAGCTGATCGCCGGTGATCTGCGCCCCGCCGCCGGGACCGTCACCGTCTCCGGCACCCTCGGCCACCTCCCGCAGAGCCTCCCGTTCGCCGCCGGCCTCACCGTGGCCGAGGTGCTGGGCGTCGCCGAGGTGATCCGCGCCCTGGACGCCGTGGAGTCCGGCGACGTGGACGAGAAACACTTCGCGACCATCGGCGACGACTGGGACATCGAGGAGCGCACCCGCGCCCAGCTCGACCGGCTCGGCCTCACCGAACTGACCCTGGACCGCGGTCTGAGCACCCTCAGCGGCGGTCAGATCGTCTCGCTCGGCCTGGCCGCGCAGTTGCTCAAGCGGCCCGACGTGCTGCTGCTCGACGAGCCGACGAACAACCTGGACCTCGACGCGCGGCACAAGCTCTACGACGTACTGGAGGACTGGAACGGCTGCCTGCTCCTGGTGAGCCACGACCGGGCCCTGCTCGACCGCATGGACCGCATCGCCGAGGTGGAGCCGGGCGCCCTGCGGCTGTACGGCGGCAACTTCACCGCGTACGAGGAAGCCGTACAGGCCGAACAGGAGGTCGCCGAGAAGAACGTCCGCAACGCCGAGCAGGAACTCAAGCGGGAGAAGCGGGAGTTGCAGCAGGCCCGCGAGCGCGCCGACCGCCGGGCGAGCAACGCCTCGCGCAACCTCAAGAACGCGGGGCTGCCCCGCATCTTCGCCGGGAACATGAAGCGCGGGGCCCAGGAGTCGGCGGGCCGGGCGGGCCAGATGCACGCCTCCCGGGTCAGCGAGGCCAAGGCGCGGCTGGACGAGGCGGGCCGCGCGGTGCGCGACGAGCAGCGCATCACGCTGGACCTGCCCGACACCAACGTGCCCGCCGGGCGCAACCTGTTCCTCGGCGAGGGCCTGCGCGTCAGCCACGGCGAGCGGCCGCTGTTCGCCGGCGGCGGGGTCGACCTGACGATCCGGGGGCCCGAGCGCATCGCGCTGACCGGCCCCAACGGCGCCGGCAAGACCACGCTGCTGCGCCTGTTGCAGGGCGGTCTCGAACCCGACGCGGGGCAGATCAAGCGGGCCGACAGCCGGATCGCGTACCTCTCGCAGCGCCTCGACGTGCTCGATCTGTCCCGGACCGTGGCCGAGAACTTCGCCACGTTCGCACCGCAGCGTACGGCGGCGGAACGGATGAACCTGCTCGCGCGCTTCCTCTTCCGGGGCTCCCGGGCGCATCTCCCGGTCCAGGTGCTGTCCGGCGGCGAGCGGCTGCGCGCCACCCTGGCCTGTGTGCTGTGCGCCGAACCGGCGCCGCAACTGCTGCTCCTGGACGAGCCGACGAACAACCTCGACCTGGTCAGCGCCGGGCAGTTGGAGAGCGCGCTGGCCTCCTACCAGGGCGCGTTCGTCGTGGTCAGCCATGACGAACGGTTCCTCGCCCGGGTCGGGATCGACCGGTGGCTGCGGCTGGCCGACGGCGAACTGCGGGAGACGGCGGCCCCCGAGGTGTGA